tgggggtccccatctcatcccattcTATTTGGGGGGGTCCGCATCTCCATCGCCTCCCCATACTTTATTTCAgcgggggggggtccccatcccattctatttgggggggggggggtccacaTCTCCATTGCTTCCCACATACATTATTTTAGTgggggggtccccatcccatcccattttattttggggtgggggtccccatcccatcccatcctatttggggaggggggggggtccacatcccatcccattctatttgggggggggtccacATCTCCATCGCTTCCCACATACATTATTTTAGTGTGTgggggggtccccatcccattttattttggggtgggggtccccatccccatgggaGGTCCCCATCTCCATCACTTCCTATGTACATTATTttagcggggggggggggttcccatcccatcccattctatttgggggggggttccACATCTCATCCCATtctatttgggggggggtccacATCTCCATCGCTTCCCACATCCTTTATTtcagcgggggggggggggtccccatcccatcccttttTATTTTAGGGGGTGCCCATCCCATTATACTGGGGGGGTCTCCGTgccccctcccccttcctcccccccccccccaattaagCGTCAGTGCCCTTTGGGGACGTGGCCGTCCACGTAGAAGTTGCGGGTGACGCGCGGCAGAGTGAAGACAGCGCCCTCCAGCGGTGGGAGGAGCGTCAGCTGACAGCACAGCCGCGACTCCACGCGCAGCTGCGGCGCCGTGTCCAGGAGGTCCTCCTCCCTAATGAGGGGTGGAAATTAATTACGTTAATTAATTAGGGCTGGGGGTCTCCTAAGGGGGTGTTAtggtgggaggaggggggatttgtgggagaaatgggggcacggggagggctggggggggggatgtgcaGGAGGTGCTCCTCGTTAAGGGTGAGGAGGCAGATAGTAATTAAGTTAATTAATTGGgatgtgggggtatggggggggtgTCCTGAGGGGGTGTCACAGTCGTGAGGTGATGgtgggagggggatatgggggtgtatggggagCAAAGGAGGGGGTATAGGGGGGTGTAAGGGTGGCTGTGTCCAGGAGGTCCTCCTCCCTAATGAGGGGAGGAAATTAATTATGTTAATTAGTTGGGAGGCTGGGGGTCTCCTAAGGGGGTGTTATGGTGGGAGGGGGTGGGATTtgtggggagaaatgggggcacggggagggttgggggggggggatgtgcaGGAGGTGCTCCTTGTTAAGGGTGAGGAGGCAGATATTAATTAAGTTAATTAATTGGGATGcgggggtatggggggggggggtgtcacAGTTGTGAGGTGATGgtgggagggggatatgggggtgtatggggggcAGAGGAGGGGGTATAGGGGGGTGTAAGGGTGGCTGTGTCCAGGAGGCCCTCCTCCCTAATGAGGGGAGGAAATTAATTACGTTAATTAattggggctgggggtctcCTAAGGGGGTGTTATGGTGGGAGGGGGTGGGATTtgtggggagaaatgggggcaCGGGGAGGGGTGAGTAATGGGGGGGGATGTCCAGCAGGTCCTCCTTCTTAAGGGTGAGGAGGTAGATATTAATTAAGTTAATTAATTGGGATGcgggggtatggggggggtgTCCTGAGGGGGTGTCACAGTCGTGAGGTGATGGTGGGAGGGGAATATGGGGGTGTAGGGGGGGCATaggggggtgtatggggggggcATAGGGGGGTGTAAGGGTGGCTGTGTCCAGGAGGATCTCCTCcctaatgggggggggggggggaattaaTTAAGTTAATTGATTAAGGGAAAAGGGAcattggggggggagggggtcctgaggggggggggggggatttgggggaacCAATGGGAGtatgaggtgggggggggggcagtaaGTTGGGGGGAGGGTCCatttggggaggggggctgtggggttttttttggggggggtctcagGGAGTGTTTGGTGGGGGCGGTGtttttatttgggggggggtttaCCTCTCGCAGGGGGGGGGCAGATGCTCCAGGTGTGGGGCGCTGACGTAGACGTGGCACGTGGAGCACGCCAGGGACGCCTCGCACGCCCCTATGGGGGAGCatatatggggtgggggggggggaaggagaaggtggacacccaggacccccccccccatcctaaTCCCAATCCCATTCCTGATCCAATCCCCCCCCATCCTAATCCCAATCCCATTCCTGATCCAATCCCCCCCCATCCTAATCCCAATCCCATTCCCGatccaatcccccccccccaatcctaATCCCAATCCCATTCCCGatccaatccccccccccccccaatcctaATCCCAATCCCATTCCCGATccaatcccccccccaattccATTCCCAatccaatccccccccccaaacccagTCCCAATCCCATTCCCGGCGCCACTCCCCCCCCCAATCCTACTCCCAGGCCCCATTCCTGCTTCCTGCCCCATTCCCACACCCCACAacccctgacccccccccccacccccccattgccccccacacCCCTATAGGAACCCTGCACTCCCATTCCCGCACCCCCACCCCGCATCCCATAACCCCCACAggaaccccacagcccccattccCGAACCCCACACACCCTATAGGAACCCCGCGCCTCCTGACCGCCCCGCACCCCCATCCTACGCCCCCTATAGGAACCCCGCACCCCCATAACAGCACCCCTATAGgaaccccacacccccataacAGAACCCGCTACAGGAACCCTTcacctgacccccccccccaccccacacccccataacAGCACCCCCCTATAGGAACCCCCCACCCGCCCACCCCGCACCCCCATAACAGCacccccataggaaccccacaCCCCGTACCCCCTATGGgaaccccacacccccaccccgCACCCCCATAACAGCACCCCTATAGGAACCCCCCACCCCGCACCCCCTATGGGAACCCCGCAGCCCCATAACAGCACCCCCTATAGGAACTCGACACCCCCGCACCCCCCTAAGGGAACCTCATACCCCCATAACAGCacccccataggaaccccacacccgaccccccccccacacccccataacGGCACCTCTATAGGAACCcctcaccccacccccccctccccaccccacacccccataacAGCACCCCCATAGGAGCCCCCCTATGGGAACCCCGCACCCCCATAACAGCACCCCTATAGGAACCCCTCACCCCGTACCCCCCTATGGgaaccccacaccccccccccaccccacacccccataacAGCACCCCTATAGGAACCCCACACCCCCACGCCGCACCCTCCTATGGgaaccccacacccccataacAGCACTCCTATAGGAACCCCTCACCCCGTACCCCCCTATAGGAacgccccccgccccccccgtaCCCTCAATGGGAACGCCGCACTCCCGGGCGAGCTGCAGGACGTTGTCCCCCACGCGGCCCCGCGCCTCCACCCTCCGCCCCGCGCTGTCCACGAACACCACGTTCACCCTACGGAAGAGACCCGGGGGGGGTCAGCACCGTGTAGGGGtccccccccgcgcccccttcgcccccgccccgcacccACACGGCTCTCTCGGGCTCCTCCGCCGCCGCGGTTCCGCACAGACGCCGCACCGCAGCGCTGCGCAGCAACCGCCGCCACAGCGCCCCCGTGGGGGCGGCCATGTTGGGCGCCACGTGACCGGGCCGCGTGACCGCAGCGTCATCAGGCTGCGACGGAAGTGGCTCAACAGCCAAGCAGGAACGAagggagggggcgtggcttagAGAGTGTATAAAGGCTACGCGAGGGGGCGTGGCTTAGAGTTCCATTAGGAGCAATGGAGGAAGCGTGGCACAGGAACTAACGAAGGGGGCGTGGCTTAGAGCGTGAATAGGGGCTATGCGAGGGGGCGTGGCTTGGATGGGGGCGTGGCTTAAAGTTCCATTGGGACCAAcggagggggcgtggcttaaAGGTCCATTGGGACCAATGGAGGGAGCGTGGCATAGGAACTAATGGAAGGGGCGTGGCTTAGAGCGTGAATAGGGGCTACGcgagggggcgtggcctggagggggcgtggcttaaAGTTCCATTAGGACCAATGGAGGGGGTGTGGCTTAGAGCGTGAATAGGGGCTACGCGAGGGGGCGTGGCTTGGATGGGGGGCGTGGCTTAAAGGTCCATTGGGACCAATGGAGGGGCgtggctggggggggggggggcacacacaTATAATGTGGTTTCTTttaggtgggggggggggaaacaacACAGGGGGGTCCCAGAAATGGAGGGGGGGACCAAAAGGGGTCCCATGGATGATGGGGGGGCACATATAGGGGTCTTAgaatggggggaggggggggggggggggggcgcacCAGAGAGGTCTATTAGGCaaagaggaaggggaatgggggggggggattccCATTAGGACTAATGAGACCAAAGCaaagttggggggggggggttgataTAAATATAGCTTTACTTTTGAGAAGAGTTTgtcctttttggggggggggggaaggacagagcgccccccccccccccccccaccccccccccccccccccacccccccccccccccccccccccccccccccccccccccccccccccccccccccccccccccccccccccccccccccccccctcccccccccccccccccccccccccccccccccccccagcaaaAATAAATCCACGCTGAAATGTAATGGGAGTtaaaaaatgggggggggggggagggacacccctaaaatggggagaaatggccccaaaatggggaTTTTCAAATGGGGGGGGGCGAAGggtgtgaccccccccccatactGTGAGCCATAGGGGAAACGTGGCCCCAAAATGATGGGGGGGGGACCTAAAATGGGGGAAATGGCCCCCAAATGGGGACATttccatgggggggggggaaggggggggggacacagTCCCAAagtgggggtgttggggtggaCACAGTCccaaagtggggggggggacacccctaaaatgggaagaaatggccccaaaatggggattttcccattgaggggggggggggggggaagagagggtctgaccccccccctcctttgtgcaatgggggggggggggggcacagcaaTGCcttaaaactaattaaaaacCAATCTGTTTTCATGATAGTGAGATtagcgggggaggggggggggaggggggggggtatTTATTCGGGGGGGGGTCCTTAAAAGATGCGCTTCCGCTTCAGGTAGGAGTCGGCGTAGTGCCCCCCCAGGCCCTGGGAGTGCTGCCCCACATAGCAGCCTTCGGGGCTGCGCTCGGGGGGGGGCAGCAGCTGAGACCACGGcctcttgggggggggggggggcacgggggtCTGTAATatagaggggggggggggggaagggggacaCATTTACATCCCAACATctcagtgccccccccccgccccatagagccctccCCTCAATAAAGCCCACCCCACgacagagccccccccccccaaagaacCCTCctccccagagctcacccccatagacccccccacAGACCCTCCCATAGAGAATCCCCCCTCAacaaagaccccccccccatagggccCCCCCTACAGGGCCCTCTGACAgcagcccccatagagcccccccgAGACCCTCAAGAGCCCCCCCAGACTCCCCAATAGACCCCCCCCCAATAAAGCCCCCTCCAATAGAGCCCCCCCAACAGAGCCTTCCCTAATAGGCCCCcccccacagatccccccctgacccccccacagacccccccctCAATAGAGCCCCCCCTttcccaaagccccccccccccataaacccATATGA
This DNA window, taken from Gallus gallus isolate bGalGal1 chromosome 30, bGalGal1.mat.broiler.GRCg7b, whole genome shotgun sequence, encodes the following:
- the LOC107050964 gene encoding ferredoxin-2, mitochondrial isoform X1 is translated as MTLRSRGPVTWRPTWPPPRGRCGGGCCAALRCGVCAEPRRRRSPREPCGVNVVFVDSAGRRVEARGRVGDNVLQLARECGVPIEGACEASLACSTCHVYVSAPHLEHLPPPCEREEDLLDTAPQLRVESRLCCQLTLLPPLEGAVFTLPRVTRNFYVDGHVPKGH
- the LOC107050964 gene encoding ferredoxin-2, mitochondrial isoform X2, which codes for MAAPTGALWRRLLRSAAVRRLCGTAAAEEPERAVVNVVFVDSAGRRVEARGRVGDNVLQLARECGVPIEGACEASLACSTCHVYVSAPHLEHLPPPCEREEDLLDTAPQLRVESRLCCQLTLLPPLEGAVFTLPRVTRNFYVDGHVPKGH